The Streptomyces sp. NBC_01275 genome has a segment encoding these proteins:
- a CDS encoding MBL fold metallo-hydrolase, giving the protein MKLTKKSHACIRLEKDGRTLVIDPGAFTEEDATLGADAILVTHEHLDHFSEERLRAGLEANPAAEIWTLRSVAEKISAAFPGRVHTVGHGDAFTAAGFDVQVHGELHAVIHPDIPRITNVGYLVDDGRVFHPGDALTVPDHAVETLMLPVMAPWSKISEVIDYVRELKPQRAYDIHDALLTDLARPIYDHQIGALGGAEHLRLAPGEATVL; this is encoded by the coding sequence ATGAAGCTCACGAAGAAGTCGCACGCCTGCATCCGTCTCGAGAAGGACGGCCGGACACTCGTCATCGACCCGGGCGCCTTCACCGAGGAGGACGCCACGCTCGGCGCGGACGCGATCCTGGTCACGCACGAGCACCTCGACCACTTCAGCGAGGAGCGGCTGCGGGCGGGTCTCGAGGCGAACCCCGCGGCCGAGATCTGGACGCTGAGGTCGGTCGCGGAGAAGATCTCCGCCGCCTTCCCCGGCCGCGTCCACACCGTCGGCCACGGCGACGCCTTCACCGCCGCGGGCTTCGACGTCCAGGTCCACGGCGAACTGCACGCGGTCATCCACCCGGACATCCCGCGCATCACCAACGTCGGCTACCTCGTCGACGACGGCCGCGTCTTCCACCCCGGCGACGCCCTCACCGTCCCCGACCACGCCGTCGAGACGCTGATGCTCCCGGTCATGGCCCCCTGGAGCAAGATCTCCGAGGTCATCGACTACGTCCGCGAACTCAAGCCCCAGCGCGCCTACGACATCCACGACGCCCTCCTCACCGACCTCGCCCGCCCGATCTACGACCACCAGATCGGCGCCCTCGGCGGCGCGGAGCACCTGCGGCTGGCGCCGGGGGAGGCCACGGTCCTGTGA
- a CDS encoding ATP-binding protein, producing the protein MTRLQEETPPRGGIRSFADVAGMSCARSVHEDRHSTSAMAGIPAASHGCQAAFLPDLAKVGEMRQTAGAFLRRCRVSEPVAGVVVLAVSELVTNAVIHGEGEVVLRITVAVDVVRVSVTDHHPAPAVLKEAGPDGESGRGIRLVDAISDAWESSGEETWCEFRYARAAG; encoded by the coding sequence ATGACCAGGCTCCAAGAGGAGACCCCGCCGCGCGGGGGCATCCGTAGCTTTGCCGACGTGGCAGGCATGTCATGCGCGAGGTCGGTTCACGAAGACCGGCACAGCACATCGGCGATGGCAGGCATACCGGCGGCATCCCATGGCTGTCAGGCGGCCTTTCTCCCTGATCTCGCGAAAGTTGGGGAGATGCGGCAGACAGCCGGGGCGTTCCTGCGGCGGTGCCGTGTTTCGGAGCCGGTGGCGGGGGTCGTCGTACTGGCCGTCTCGGAGCTGGTCACCAACGCCGTGATTCACGGTGAGGGAGAAGTGGTGCTCCGGATCACGGTGGCCGTCGACGTGGTGCGCGTCTCGGTCACCGATCACCATCCGGCCCCAGCTGTACTCAAGGAAGCCGGACCCGACGGTGAATCCGGTCGAGGGATCCGGCTTGTCGATGCGATCTCAGACGCGTGGGAGAGCAGCGGCGAGGAGACGTGGTGTGAGTTCCGGTATGCGAGGGCTGCGGGTTGA
- a CDS encoding SAM-dependent methyltransferase — protein MPTYEVKSIATVVGGHTRVQDDYQGGVESIIRLDDAYPLETLQGIEEFSHLTVTWRFHLARPEDVQLHARSPRGNQNWPATGTFVHRNHRRPNQLAVSYPRLLKVEGRDLLVTDLDAVDGTPVIDLAPYFEQMGPQGPIRQPAWPGEMLEPNYWAKASERPSERPL, from the coding sequence ATGCCGACCTACGAGGTCAAGTCGATCGCAACGGTCGTCGGCGGCCACACCCGCGTACAGGACGACTACCAAGGCGGGGTCGAATCGATCATCCGGCTCGACGACGCGTATCCCCTCGAAACGCTGCAAGGAATCGAGGAGTTCTCCCACCTGACCGTGACCTGGCGCTTCCATCTGGCCCGACCCGAAGACGTTCAGCTCCACGCACGCAGTCCAAGGGGAAACCAGAACTGGCCGGCGACCGGTACGTTCGTCCACCGCAACCACCGGCGCCCCAACCAACTGGCGGTCAGTTACCCGCGGTTGCTCAAGGTCGAAGGCAGGGACCTCCTGGTCACCGATCTCGACGCCGTCGACGGGACGCCCGTGATCGACCTGGCACCGTACTTCGAACAGATGGGGCCTCAGGGCCCGATCCGTCAGCCCGCATGGCCTGGCGAGATGCTTGAACCGAACTACTGGGCGAAGGCAAGCGAACGGCCCTCCGAGCGTCCCCTGTAG
- the cutA gene encoding divalent-cation tolerance protein CutA: MANEIVIAQTTSDNEDQAKALARGAVQSKLAAGVHIDAPITAFYWWKGKVETAQEWRISYVTTTDRLPALEAWLHEKHSYDVPQWITLPVTGGSEAYLSWVVEETA; encoded by the coding sequence ATGGCCAACGAGATTGTGATCGCGCAGACGACCAGCGACAACGAGGATCAGGCGAAGGCGCTGGCCCGTGGCGCGGTCCAGAGCAAGCTGGCAGCAGGCGTTCACATTGATGCGCCGATCACAGCTTTCTACTGGTGGAAGGGGAAGGTCGAGACGGCGCAGGAGTGGCGGATCTCGTATGTGACTACGACGGACCGTCTCCCGGCACTGGAGGCGTGGCTGCACGAGAAGCACTCGTACGACGTTCCCCAGTGGATCACGCTGCCCGTGACCGGAGGGTCGGAGGCATACCTGTCTTGGGTTGTCGAGGAGACGGCATAG
- a CDS encoding Tat pathway signal protein: MARERNVVLAALLREAGWSQPQAAAAVTRVAAESGVRELDAISRSHIAMWVQGTKPSGRAPHILRETLSRRLGRRLSLADLGLEEAPTGTTDTGSDWSVDPLTALAELGSDDLDMHRRKLLATAAYSAAGLALPTTSWWAAAPAAAANRRPASSRSVTQADIDDVRDLTVYYSARDQQRGGASGRKALASHLLDGAVPLLGGRFRTDQLRRDTYSAVAEMTYLAGWMAFDASEHRTAQRYLTIAARIAAEAGDGPLGGHVLRALAHQAVDLGHPRRALDLADASMSRDRYGQASPREKALLAIVHARALASDGDRAGTLAAISRAERDLARADATEAPARVGFFQEASLAHETACALRDMGQPRDAEIHFKRSVATRRRQQFARTHSVTLGYLGAVQVQQGRLDEACATWNEALDAMAGIQSGRARDVIVRMQSDISPVRQRGGRYVAELDRRARGMLRAIG; encoded by the coding sequence ATGGCCCGTGAACGCAACGTCGTCCTCGCCGCACTTCTGCGCGAAGCAGGCTGGTCCCAGCCACAAGCAGCCGCCGCGGTGACCCGCGTGGCCGCGGAGAGCGGAGTGCGCGAACTTGACGCGATCTCCCGCTCGCACATCGCCATGTGGGTCCAGGGCACAAAGCCCAGTGGCAGAGCGCCGCATATCCTGCGCGAGACGCTGTCCCGCAGACTCGGCCGCCGCCTCTCCCTGGCCGACCTCGGGCTGGAAGAAGCGCCGACAGGCACGACCGACACCGGATCCGACTGGAGCGTCGACCCTCTGACCGCACTGGCCGAGCTGGGAAGCGACGATCTCGATATGCACCGACGTAAGCTGCTGGCCACCGCCGCCTACTCCGCGGCTGGCCTTGCCCTGCCCACTACCTCGTGGTGGGCAGCCGCCCCCGCTGCAGCGGCGAACCGCCGACCGGCATCCTCGCGCTCGGTGACCCAGGCGGACATCGACGACGTCCGCGATCTCACGGTTTACTACTCCGCGCGCGACCAGCAGCGAGGCGGCGCTTCCGGCCGCAAGGCCCTCGCCAGCCACCTGCTCGACGGTGCGGTACCGCTGCTTGGCGGCCGATTCCGTACAGATCAGCTCCGCCGCGACACGTACTCCGCCGTGGCGGAGATGACTTACCTCGCCGGTTGGATGGCCTTCGACGCCAGTGAACACCGCACTGCCCAGCGCTACCTCACCATTGCCGCCCGCATCGCGGCGGAAGCTGGAGACGGACCGCTCGGTGGTCATGTCCTGCGCGCCCTCGCCCACCAGGCCGTGGACCTCGGGCATCCACGCCGGGCGCTGGACCTGGCAGACGCCTCGATGTCCCGCGACCGCTACGGCCAGGCCAGCCCTCGTGAAAAGGCGCTGCTGGCGATCGTCCATGCACGCGCCCTCGCATCCGATGGCGACCGGGCCGGCACCCTCGCGGCCATTAGCCGCGCGGAACGGGACCTCGCCCGCGCCGACGCCACCGAGGCACCGGCCCGCGTCGGCTTTTTCCAGGAAGCCTCCCTCGCACACGAGACGGCCTGCGCTCTGCGTGACATGGGCCAGCCTCGGGATGCGGAGATCCACTTCAAGCGCAGCGTGGCCACGCGCCGACGCCAGCAGTTCGCCCGTACCCACAGCGTGACGCTCGGCTACCTCGGCGCTGTCCAAGTCCAGCAGGGACGCCTCGACGAGGCATGCGCAACCTGGAACGAAGCACTCGACGCCATGGCCGGTATCCAGTCCGGGCGAGCCCGCGACGTCATCGTCCGCATGCAGAGCGACATCTCGCCCGTCCGGCAGCGCGGTGGTCGCTACGTCGCCGAACTGGACCGTCGCGCGCGAGGCATGTTGCGCGCCATAGGCTGA
- a CDS encoding glycoside hydrolase family 15 protein has product MKRLPRIEQYGLIGDMQTSAHVCDDGSIDWLCLPRFDSPAVFTGLLGTQKHGTWRIAPAAPADRSRSEAVAQRRYRGDSLVLESVWRTQAGSVRVLDFMPQRDGAPQVIRIVEGLTGEVSMISAMRPRPGYGSVSPWIHEVGGRMVAEAGADALWLDTCVPQVEKDGVMVSAFSVAAGQSVAFVLSWCPSHAAAPDVPDPEAALTETLTFWQDWTRDCTYEGPYREAVVRSLIALKAMTYEPSGGIVAAPTTSLPEEIGGNRNWDYRFTWLRDASTTLAALLGTGYRQEAQAWRQWLLRAVAGDPENLQIMYGITGERDLRERELSWLPGYEGSTPVRVGNGAADQLQLDVYGEVIETLYLAHESGVAHCADTAVLHHRLIEHLAQRWQEPDEGIWEIRGARRHFVHSKVMAWVAVDRTIRLTEAGALHIDVAPLVELRATIYHEVCTKGFDPVRNTFTQSYGSQELDAATLLIPRVGFLPPDDPRVIGTVDAVRRELSSPDGFVRRYPTIGDRTGVDGLKGDEGTFVLCSFWLVDALALIGRLNEAHALFERLLALRNDLGLLAEEYDPVQQRQLGNFPQAFSHMGLIQSARLLQLLSTQSSHHRGAVAVPTPRSAPRSTRQIRADLTPQHA; this is encoded by the coding sequence ATGAAACGGCTTCCGCGCATCGAGCAGTACGGGTTGATCGGCGACATGCAGACCAGTGCCCACGTCTGCGATGACGGTTCGATCGACTGGCTGTGCCTGCCCCGGTTCGACTCGCCGGCCGTCTTCACCGGCTTGCTCGGCACGCAGAAACACGGCACCTGGCGGATCGCTCCGGCCGCTCCTGCCGACCGTTCCCGCTCCGAAGCAGTCGCCCAGCGCCGGTACCGCGGTGACTCGCTCGTCCTCGAATCGGTATGGCGCACCCAGGCCGGTTCCGTCCGTGTCCTGGACTTCATGCCACAGCGCGACGGGGCACCGCAGGTGATCCGCATCGTCGAGGGCCTGACCGGTGAGGTCTCCATGATCTCGGCCATGCGTCCACGGCCGGGGTACGGCAGCGTCAGCCCGTGGATTCACGAGGTCGGTGGGCGCATGGTCGCGGAGGCCGGCGCAGACGCTCTGTGGCTCGACACCTGCGTCCCGCAGGTGGAGAAGGACGGCGTCATGGTCAGTGCCTTCTCCGTCGCCGCCGGGCAGAGCGTGGCGTTCGTCCTCAGCTGGTGCCCGTCCCACGCAGCGGCGCCCGACGTTCCCGACCCCGAGGCCGCGCTGACCGAGACACTCACGTTCTGGCAGGACTGGACACGAGACTGCACCTACGAGGGGCCATATCGCGAGGCCGTGGTTCGATCCTTGATCGCGCTGAAGGCGATGACGTACGAGCCGAGCGGTGGGATCGTCGCGGCGCCGACCACGTCGCTGCCAGAGGAGATCGGCGGAAACCGGAACTGGGACTATCGCTTCACTTGGTTGCGGGACGCCTCCACGACGCTGGCCGCGCTCCTGGGGACCGGGTACCGGCAGGAGGCGCAGGCATGGCGGCAATGGCTCTTGCGCGCCGTGGCCGGTGATCCGGAAAACCTGCAAATCATGTACGGGATCACCGGAGAGCGTGACCTGCGGGAACGGGAGCTGTCCTGGCTGCCCGGCTACGAGGGCTCGACCCCGGTACGGGTCGGCAATGGGGCGGCGGACCAACTGCAGCTCGACGTGTACGGCGAGGTCATCGAGACCCTGTACCTCGCACACGAGAGCGGTGTCGCCCACTGTGCCGACACCGCCGTGCTGCACCATCGACTCATCGAGCACCTGGCACAGCGCTGGCAGGAGCCCGACGAGGGCATCTGGGAGATCCGCGGAGCACGCCGGCACTTTGTCCACTCCAAGGTGATGGCCTGGGTGGCGGTCGACCGCACCATCCGCCTGACCGAGGCCGGTGCCCTCCACATCGATGTAGCCCCGTTGGTCGAGCTGCGGGCAACCATCTACCACGAGGTCTGCACCAAGGGCTTCGATCCGGTGCGCAACACCTTCACCCAGTCCTACGGTTCCCAAGAGCTGGATGCCGCCACGCTGCTGATCCCCCGCGTCGGCTTCCTGCCGCCCGACGACCCTCGCGTCATCGGCACCGTGGACGCAGTGCGCCGTGAACTCTCCTCGCCGGACGGGTTCGTGCGCCGTTACCCGACCATCGGTGACCGTACCGGGGTGGACGGCCTGAAGGGCGATGAGGGCACCTTCGTCCTCTGCTCCTTCTGGCTCGTCGATGCCCTGGCCCTGATCGGCCGCCTCAACGAGGCCCACGCCCTGTTCGAACGCCTCCTCGCTCTGCGCAACGACCTCGGGCTCCTTGCCGAGGAGTACGACCCCGTCCAACAGCGCCAGCTCGGCAACTTTCCGCAGGCGTTCAGCCACATGGGCCTGATCCAGAGCGCCCGGCTCCTTCAGCTCCTGTCGACGCAGTCCTCACACCACCGCGGCGCGGTCGCGGTTCCGACGCCCCGTTCGGCCCCACGCAGCACACGCCAGATCCGCGCAGACCTGACGCCGCAACACGCTTAG
- a CDS encoding DUF6415 family natural product biosynthesis protein, which produces MRLSLDHRRGDSQIGGGRGRRESATVVLAPERDHVVAASETATLVLGEDSPLPENAADVEDLVRLLRGHVAQLGARTDLGSPVLVRAQRLCSESIPEGYVPSRVYLVKLAEATQELMADVERGGPGPIRSKRGRRGRRWRKPQINLMRGAVFAVALACLVFAASVPRT; this is translated from the coding sequence ATGCGCCTTTCGCTGGACCATCGCCGAGGCGACAGCCAGATCGGAGGCGGGCGCGGGCGGCGAGAGTCCGCCACCGTGGTGCTGGCGCCAGAGCGCGATCACGTGGTTGCCGCGTCGGAGACGGCAACGCTCGTGCTGGGCGAGGATTCGCCGCTGCCCGAGAACGCTGCCGATGTAGAGGACCTCGTTCGACTTCTGCGCGGTCACGTCGCTCAGTTGGGAGCACGGACCGACCTGGGCAGCCCTGTCCTGGTGCGGGCGCAACGGCTCTGCTCCGAAAGCATTCCCGAGGGCTACGTGCCGAGCCGGGTGTACCTGGTCAAGCTTGCCGAAGCCACCCAGGAGCTAATGGCAGACGTGGAACGGGGCGGTCCCGGGCCGATCCGATCGAAGCGCGGGCGACGCGGGCGGCGTTGGCGGAAGCCGCAGATCAACCTGATGCGCGGGGCGGTCTTCGCCGTCGCCCTGGCCTGTCTCGTCTTCGCCGCTTCGGTACCGCGGACATGA
- a CDS encoding tyrosine-type recombinase/integrase, translated as MSTLSDPIKKLPPNSKGKVRYRFVVDAGIDPDTGKRKQLRRTFDSLKEARAEYANITNRRHDGSLVPPNKITVNEWLDRWLAMKAEDLEETTIYNYGITLDRVRGRLGNIRLQDLTEEHVEDWRDWALAHGRVRGKRAGTPLSVTSVDMSLARLKEALGRAVTRRLVYVNVAAHVTIPRRARKDERKTKEEVPPWNVQEVQKFIHGIRGERLYAALLLSLMGLRPAEVCGLRWEDVDLENATIVIANTRTMMGNRYVVEKDTKSLAGERDLPLPALVLGALKAFRALQAEERLALGEAYTVSGYVLAHETGDAFTIKQLRRRAYRLMELLGLRRVRLYDARSSCFTFLANNGVPDHILARWAGHTNVKTTKRWYVKPDVEDLRGAATTWDGLHGGAAEGQE; from the coding sequence GTGAGTACTCTGTCCGATCCCATCAAGAAACTTCCACCGAACTCGAAGGGGAAGGTTCGATACCGGTTTGTTGTCGACGCAGGAATCGACCCCGATACTGGTAAGCGTAAGCAGTTGAGGCGCACCTTCGACTCGTTGAAGGAAGCTAGGGCTGAGTACGCGAACATAACTAACCGGCGGCATGATGGGTCGCTTGTGCCGCCCAACAAGATCACCGTGAATGAGTGGCTCGACCGATGGCTGGCCATGAAAGCGGAGGATCTCGAAGAAACCACCATCTACAACTACGGGATTACCCTGGACCGAGTTCGGGGGAGGCTCGGCAATATCCGTCTCCAGGACCTTACTGAAGAGCACGTGGAAGATTGGAGGGACTGGGCGCTGGCGCATGGCCGCGTGCGTGGTAAAAGGGCCGGGACGCCACTCAGTGTCACGAGTGTGGATATGAGCCTCGCTCGGCTGAAGGAAGCGCTGGGGAGAGCCGTTACCCGGCGGTTGGTGTACGTCAATGTCGCTGCGCACGTGACCATTCCCCGGAGAGCGCGCAAGGATGAACGGAAGACTAAAGAGGAGGTGCCGCCCTGGAACGTCCAGGAGGTTCAGAAATTCATCCATGGAATTAGGGGTGAGCGTCTCTATGCTGCGCTTCTTCTTTCGCTGATGGGGCTTCGTCCAGCTGAAGTCTGCGGCCTCCGGTGGGAAGACGTTGACTTGGAGAACGCCACGATCGTCATTGCCAACACGCGCACGATGATGGGCAACCGGTACGTGGTGGAGAAGGACACCAAGTCTCTTGCGGGTGAGCGGGACCTGCCGCTGCCGGCGCTGGTGCTGGGAGCCCTCAAGGCATTCCGGGCTCTCCAAGCCGAGGAGAGGCTCGCTCTGGGGGAGGCGTACACGGTGTCGGGCTACGTGCTGGCGCATGAGACGGGCGACGCCTTCACGATCAAGCAACTCCGCCGACGCGCGTACCGGCTTATGGAGCTTCTCGGGCTCCGTCGCGTCAGGCTCTACGACGCACGCTCGTCGTGCTTCACCTTCCTGGCCAACAACGGCGTCCCGGACCACATCCTCGCGCGATGGGCCGGACATACGAACGTAAAGACGACCAAGCGGTGGTACGTCAAGCCGGATGTAGAAGATCTTCGCGGAGCCGCCACCACTTGGGATGGCCTGCACGGGGGTGCGGCAGAGGGGCAAGAGTGA
- a CDS encoding exodeoxyribonuclease III, translating into MRIATWNVNSITARLPRLLAWLESSGTDVLCLQEAKVAEAQFPVDQLRELGYESAVHATGRWNGVAVLSRVGLADVVKGLPGDPGYEGAQEPRAISATCGPVRVWSVYVPNGREVDHPHYAYKLQWFEALKAAVAGDATGSRPFAVLGDYNVAPTDDDVFDTAAFEGLTHVTPAERAALTSLREAGLSDVVPRPLKYDHPYTYWDYRQLAFPKNRGMRIDLVYGNEPFAKAVEDSYVDREERKGKGASDHAPVVVDLDV; encoded by the coding sequence ATGCGCATCGCGACCTGGAACGTGAACTCGATCACCGCCCGTCTCCCGAGGCTCCTGGCCTGGCTGGAGAGCAGCGGCACCGACGTGCTCTGCCTGCAGGAGGCCAAGGTCGCCGAGGCCCAGTTCCCGGTCGACCAGCTGCGCGAGCTGGGCTACGAGTCGGCGGTCCACGCGACCGGCCGGTGGAACGGTGTGGCGGTGCTCTCCCGCGTGGGCCTGGCGGACGTCGTCAAGGGCCTGCCAGGCGACCCCGGCTACGAGGGCGCCCAGGAGCCCCGCGCGATCTCCGCGACCTGCGGCCCGGTGCGCGTCTGGTCGGTGTACGTGCCCAACGGCCGGGAGGTCGACCACCCGCACTACGCCTACAAGCTCCAGTGGTTCGAGGCCCTCAAGGCCGCCGTCGCCGGGGACGCGACCGGCAGCCGCCCCTTCGCGGTCCTGGGCGACTACAACGTCGCCCCGACCGACGACGACGTCTTCGACACGGCCGCCTTCGAGGGCCTCACCCATGTCACCCCCGCCGAGCGCGCCGCCCTGACGTCTCTGCGCGAGGCGGGCCTGTCCGACGTCGTGCCGCGCCCCCTGAAGTACGACCACCCGTACACGTACTGGGACTACCGCCAGCTCGCCTTCCCCAAGAACCGCGGCATGCGCATCGACCTGGTCTACGGCAACGAGCCGTTCGCCAAGGCGGTCGAGGACTCCTACGTCGACCGCGAGGAGCGCAAGGGCAAGGGCGCCTCCGACCACGCACCGGTCGTCGTCGACCTGGACGTATAG
- a CDS encoding helix-turn-helix transcriptional regulator — protein MPDPFADLLLRLRQEAGRTQEEQADAINAVSGRDTMTRREISRYENFENVPTNHTIAHIAAACGVPFEELQREAKAARARKRKGHANAEEDQDAVKRRTLLGGAAVGVSAAAEPWGRLAFALSNGSKIDSPSAVALIDRAAELHVQELDLSARRLQSTVESHLDAITAALPRAGEHERALTIAAGETAALAGWVAWDLGEHDKADAYYKVTSQCATTAGHPPLRALALTYSSYGASTPKAKLEFLSQAASDVRGHGNATAAAWVLGRHAEEAAAAGDEMGALRALERARFAYDFADHTNEQAWVRFVTPYRMDSLALSVYGQLGRPELTAAADTAVDRLGDELPDGGVVVLGDLASALLRGGDVDQGVYVSRQFAAAAQAKPNTMGKERASTIAASLPDREQELGSYLRQFAS, from the coding sequence ATGCCAGATCCGTTCGCCGACCTGCTCCTCCGGCTCCGGCAGGAGGCGGGCAGGACGCAGGAGGAGCAGGCAGACGCGATCAACGCTGTCTCCGGCCGGGACACCATGACCCGCCGAGAGATCAGCCGCTATGAGAACTTCGAGAACGTCCCTACCAATCACACAATCGCCCACATCGCGGCGGCCTGCGGTGTGCCCTTCGAGGAGCTACAGCGGGAGGCCAAGGCTGCCCGCGCTCGGAAGAGAAAGGGGCATGCCAATGCAGAGGAGGACCAGGACGCCGTGAAGCGTCGCACGCTGCTGGGTGGCGCCGCTGTCGGCGTGAGCGCGGCTGCCGAGCCCTGGGGGCGCCTCGCCTTCGCCCTCAGCAATGGGTCCAAGATCGATTCGCCCTCCGCCGTCGCGCTCATCGATCGGGCCGCTGAACTACACGTCCAGGAACTCGATCTCAGCGCCCGGCGGCTACAAAGCACGGTCGAGTCGCATCTTGACGCGATCACCGCGGCTCTGCCTCGTGCCGGCGAGCACGAGCGGGCTCTCACTATCGCCGCCGGAGAAACCGCCGCCCTGGCCGGTTGGGTTGCCTGGGACCTGGGTGAGCACGACAAAGCCGACGCCTACTACAAGGTCACGTCGCAGTGCGCGACGACCGCCGGGCACCCTCCGCTCCGAGCCCTGGCCCTGACCTACAGCAGCTACGGCGCCTCGACGCCGAAGGCGAAGTTGGAGTTCCTTTCCCAGGCGGCCAGCGATGTGCGAGGCCACGGCAACGCTACTGCTGCCGCTTGGGTCCTCGGCAGGCACGCCGAGGAGGCTGCGGCGGCCGGCGACGAGATGGGGGCGCTCCGGGCGTTGGAGCGAGCGCGCTTCGCCTACGACTTCGCGGATCACACCAACGAGCAGGCGTGGGTCCGGTTCGTGACCCCGTACCGCATGGACTCGCTGGCCCTCTCTGTATACGGGCAGTTGGGGCGTCCCGAACTCACCGCTGCAGCAGACACCGCAGTCGACCGCCTCGGAGACGAACTCCCGGACGGAGGCGTCGTGGTCCTCGGTGATCTCGCTTCGGCCCTGCTGCGTGGAGGTGACGTCGACCAAGGGGTCTACGTGTCACGCCAGTTCGCCGCAGCAGCACAGGCCAAACCCAACACGATGGGCAAGGAGCGCGCATCGACTATCGCAGCGTCGCTCCCAGACCGTGAGCAGGAGCTCGGCAGCTATCTACGGCAGTTCGCTTCCTGA
- the pcaC gene encoding 4-carboxymuconolactone decarboxylase produces MSETPPNTLQYRFDGPEDAPVLILGPSLGTTWHMWDRQVPELAQQWRVFRFDLPGHGGAHAYAVGSVSDLAERLLATLDGLGVQRFGYAGCALGGAVGVELALRRPERVASLALIAASPRFGTADEFRQRGVIVRTNGLDPIARTSPDRWFTSGFAAAQPAITEWAVQMVRTTDPGCYIAACEALAAFDVRAELGLIGVPTLVLVGSDDQVTGPAEARTLVAGIPDARLAVVPGASHLVPVEQPAAVTDLLVRHFSTAWQPAVDSGTGQTAVPGIPVRAVLAAPPQPVAIAEIAPAPVLEPPQVMGRPDPYDTGLKVRREVLGDAHVDRALSQADDFSGDFQEFITRYAWGEIWDRPGLDRRSRSCVTLTALVAGGHLDELAFHTRAALRNGLTPDEIKEVLLQAAVYCGVPAANSAFRVAQQIIREETTPTE; encoded by the coding sequence GTGAGCGAGACACCACCGAACACCCTGCAATACCGCTTTGACGGGCCAGAAGACGCACCTGTCCTGATCCTGGGTCCCTCCCTGGGTACCACATGGCACATGTGGGACCGTCAGGTCCCCGAGCTGGCCCAGCAGTGGCGGGTCTTCCGGTTCGACCTGCCCGGCCACGGCGGAGCCCACGCCTACGCGGTGGGCTCCGTGTCCGACCTGGCCGAACGGCTGCTCGCCACCCTCGACGGGCTCGGCGTGCAGCGCTTCGGCTACGCGGGCTGCGCCCTCGGCGGGGCGGTCGGCGTCGAGCTGGCCCTGCGCCGCCCCGAGCGCGTCGCCTCGCTGGCGCTGATCGCCGCCTCCCCGCGGTTCGGAACCGCGGACGAGTTCCGCCAGCGGGGCGTGATCGTGCGGACGAACGGCCTCGACCCCATCGCCCGCACCTCGCCCGACCGCTGGTTCACCAGCGGGTTCGCGGCCGCGCAGCCCGCGATCACCGAGTGGGCGGTGCAGATGGTGCGCACCACCGACCCCGGCTGCTACATCGCGGCCTGCGAGGCGCTCGCCGCGTTCGACGTGCGCGCCGAACTCGGCCTGATCGGCGTGCCGACGCTGGTCCTCGTCGGCTCGGACGACCAGGTCACCGGCCCCGCCGAGGCGCGGACGCTGGTCGCCGGGATCCCGGACGCCCGCCTCGCCGTCGTGCCCGGAGCCTCGCACCTGGTGCCGGTGGAGCAGCCCGCGGCCGTCACCGACCTGCTGGTCCGGCACTTCTCCACCGCCTGGCAGCCCGCCGTCGACTCCGGCACCGGGCAGACGGCCGTCCCGGGCATCCCCGTCCGGGCGGTCCTCGCCGCGCCCCCGCAGCCCGTGGCCATCGCGGAGATCGCGCCCGCCCCCGTCCTGGAGCCCCCGCAGGTCATGGGTCGTCCCGACCCCTACGACACCGGGCTGAAGGTGCGCCGCGAGGTGCTCGGCGACGCGCACGTGGACCGGGCGCTGTCGCAGGCCGACGACTTCTCGGGGGACTTCCAGGAGTTCATCACCCGCTACGCCTGGGGCGAGATCTGGGACCGCCCCGGCCTCGACCGGCGCTCCCGCTCCTGTGTCACGCTCACCGCGCTGGTCGCCGGCGGTCACCTCGACGAGCTCGCCTTCCACACCCGCGCCGCCCTGCGCAACGGTCTGACCCCGGACGAGATCAAGGAGGTGCTGCTGCAGGCGGCCGTCTACTGCGGCGTACCGGCGGCGAACAGCGCGTTCCGGGTGGCGCAGCAGATCATCCGGGAGGAGACGACTCCCACGGAGTGA